A DNA window from Halorubrum sp. DM2 contains the following coding sequences:
- a CDS encoding helix-turn-helix domain-containing protein: MDPTAAKIVLATQRGDSINRIASKIDVSYSWVYDWIERLENAEIIVNTDNGLQIVDHEMRQQYAEMMAALYSRDPISQEDAYVIPHFAGMEFAYTEIDAAYVWTHGGYQIARSHDDYPVFIEVHDRDVERWIAFFQQFGINTTISERPDASDVNGNTHYVLFPKTNNIEVEWVDGSPVIPLDTAVDQMMENRPAYEPALEIIANEYDRDIDASHHSATE; encoded by the coding sequence ATGGACCCCACAGCTGCTAAGATTGTCTTAGCGACTCAACGTGGGGATTCGATTAACCGCATCGCGAGCAAAATCGACGTCTCGTACTCATGGGTATACGACTGGATCGAGCGGTTAGAAAACGCGGAGATTATCGTTAATACCGATAATGGACTCCAGATCGTTGACCACGAGATGCGCCAGCAGTACGCTGAGATGATGGCTGCGTTGTACAGCCGCGACCCCATTTCCCAAGAAGACGCGTATGTCATCCCACACTTCGCTGGGATGGAGTTCGCGTACACGGAGATTGACGCGGCGTACGTCTGGACGCACGGCGGCTATCAGATCGCACGGAGTCACGACGACTATCCGGTGTTTATCGAAGTTCACGACCGCGATGTCGAACGGTGGATTGCGTTCTTCCAGCAGTTTGGCATCAACACAACGATCAGCGAACGCCCGGATGCCAGTGATGTCAATGGGAACACCCACTACGTGTTGTTCCCGAAGACCAACAATATCGAGGTCGAGTGGGTCGACGGCAGTCCCGTCATCCCGTTGGATACCGCCGTCGACCAGATGATGGAGAATCGCCCAGCGTACGAGCCCGCCTTAGAGATTATCGCTAACGAGTACGACAGGGACATCGACGCGTCACACCACAGTGCGACAGAATGA
- a CDS encoding type B DNA-directed DNA polymerase, whose amino-acid sequence MPFTIDFLDDGRVLEWDATADGAVATERDDYTPRFYVGARDPDADIDFTALRSLYDQHPHIAGTEIVTQHPGFRRNEEPVLAVDVTHIDRVAPLAQQARQVDAYPVGDLACFNVDFSREFRYCLEEDVDPTPAGELSTLRLSVPVTETGANTYTELSIDGDTVTGSSTDILTAVQAALENQNPDILVCSTSEIIPTLYEMATAAGVDEFTLSRWPDIDYQQLAGQSTYASYGRVAHSPARYNVPGRAIIDESNTFFYGETNLDGVLDLVSRSKKPVQELAWASIGNVLTAIQICKAHDRNVLVPWNSWRHEFYKPMGTLHDADRGGFIFAPEVGVHEDVHELDFSSLYPNIICTRNVSPDVIRCDCHSDREDVPGLGYSICDERGYLVDVLQPIIDARDEIKAAIRREQLQDDPDEDRLVELEGRSGALKWILVACFGYQGFSNAKFGRIECHEAINAFAREILLTAKQRLEAGGWRVVHGIVDSIWVTPDPDVDNDAREDLEALATEITEDVEIRLEHEAHYDWVAFVPQRESDAGALTKYFGKVAGADEFKVRGIEARQRSTPPFIEAVQLDCLERFDATWSPDAVLDRLRDAVTRLYAGTVPVKDLVERNRVSKPLEGYTQNTQNVAALKRAHDQDLAVHPGQEIEYVVVDDEKNSRERVALAHEEIETYDASYYETQLVRAVESILAPLDWDRDDIRRELNETRVVSITDWT is encoded by the coding sequence ATGCCGTTCACTATCGACTTCCTAGACGACGGGCGCGTCCTCGAGTGGGACGCCACCGCCGACGGTGCCGTTGCGACCGAACGCGACGACTATACTCCACGGTTCTACGTCGGTGCTCGCGATCCGGATGCCGACATCGATTTCACAGCACTTCGGTCGCTCTACGACCAACATCCCCACATCGCTGGAACCGAGATAGTGACGCAGCATCCTGGATTCCGTCGCAACGAGGAACCAGTCCTCGCCGTCGACGTCACCCACATCGACCGCGTTGCCCCGCTCGCACAGCAGGCACGGCAGGTGGACGCGTATCCGGTTGGGGACCTCGCCTGTTTCAACGTCGACTTCTCGCGAGAGTTTCGGTACTGCCTCGAGGAAGACGTGGATCCGACGCCGGCGGGCGAGCTGTCGACACTCCGACTCAGCGTCCCAGTGACCGAAACGGGAGCCAATACCTACACCGAATTGTCCATTGACGGCGACACCGTCACCGGTTCGTCAACGGACATCCTGACAGCAGTCCAGGCAGCACTCGAAAATCAGAACCCCGATATCCTGGTCTGCTCAACGAGTGAGATCATCCCGACGTTGTACGAGATGGCTACGGCCGCCGGCGTCGACGAGTTCACGTTGAGCCGGTGGCCCGACATCGACTACCAGCAACTCGCGGGCCAGTCGACGTATGCGAGTTACGGTCGTGTTGCCCACTCGCCGGCGCGGTACAACGTGCCTGGCCGAGCGATCATCGACGAGTCGAACACGTTCTTCTACGGGGAGACAAACCTCGACGGTGTCCTCGATCTCGTCTCGCGCTCAAAGAAACCCGTCCAAGAGCTAGCATGGGCATCGATCGGCAACGTGTTGACCGCGATTCAGATCTGTAAGGCCCACGACCGCAACGTGCTCGTCCCATGGAACTCCTGGCGGCACGAGTTCTACAAACCGATGGGAACGCTCCACGACGCCGACCGTGGCGGCTTCATCTTCGCACCCGAGGTCGGCGTCCATGAGGACGTCCACGAACTCGACTTCTCAAGTCTGTATCCGAACATCATCTGTACCCGGAACGTCTCGCCAGACGTTATCCGGTGTGACTGCCATAGCGACCGCGAGGACGTCCCCGGCCTCGGGTACTCGATCTGCGACGAACGTGGCTATCTCGTCGATGTCCTCCAACCCATCATCGACGCTCGCGACGAGATCAAGGCGGCCATCCGTCGCGAACAGCTACAGGACGATCCTGACGAGGACCGACTGGTGGAGCTCGAGGGACGGTCGGGTGCGCTGAAATGGATCCTCGTCGCCTGCTTCGGGTATCAGGGGTTCAGCAACGCGAAGTTCGGGCGGATCGAGTGCCACGAGGCGATCAACGCGTTTGCTCGCGAGATTCTGTTGACGGCAAAACAACGCTTGGAGGCCGGTGGCTGGCGTGTCGTTCATGGCATCGTTGACTCCATCTGGGTGACGCCCGATCCCGACGTCGACAACGATGCCCGCGAGGACCTCGAGGCGCTCGCGACAGAGATCACGGAGGACGTCGAGATTCGGCTTGAACACGAAGCCCACTACGACTGGGTCGCCTTCGTTCCACAGCGCGAGAGCGACGCCGGCGCATTGACGAAGTACTTCGGGAAAGTCGCTGGCGCCGACGAGTTCAAAGTAAGAGGTATCGAAGCACGGCAACGCTCAACGCCACCGTTCATCGAGGCTGTCCAGTTGGACTGTCTCGAGCGATTTGATGCGACCTGGTCGCCTGACGCGGTACTCGATCGTCTTCGGGACGCCGTCACGCGCCTCTATGCTGGAACAGTCCCAGTCAAGGACCTCGTCGAACGGAATCGCGTCTCCAAGCCGTTGGAGGGGTACACGCAGAACACCCAGAACGTGGCGGCTCTGAAACGGGCTCACGACCAGGACCTCGCCGTACACCCTGGGCAGGAGATTGAGTATGTGGTCGTCGACGACGAGAAGAACTCACGAGAGCGGGTCGCCCTCGCCCACGAGGAGATCGAGACCTACGACGCCTCGTACTATGAGACGCAGCTGGTCCGAGCTGTCGAGAGCATATTGGCACCTCTTGACTGGGATCGGGACGACATCCGACGAGAACTCAACGAAACACGTGTGGTCAGTATCACGGACTGGACCTGA
- a CDS encoding AAA family ATPase: protein MDEEVASPDTSQTTFENGSDSADSSQEATNGDGGGISIRDRLQTESSGGVFTNKDLVRSDTIIDEDRIVGRDDQLGRVVDNLKPVLQNEGIPDMLLSGPSGTGKSLIIHAVCKQIIELCESQDKTFGVLSINCEGPKTADRAVYRLVKAAADDLGVDPGVPQTGVSTDQKLERLYELMREYYDGVIFILDEIDMLEGPYQEAEYNSLIYQLSRARKLADFDGPISLTTITNYADFMKDLNSRAQSSYNPDDIFFDDYDANQLRSILRNRRDAFKPDSLTDDVVPLVAAFGSQTHGDARKAIDLLRWAGELAERRGADTVTETDVRDAQEKYTENRKLRHISGISTQKKLSIYAVAATASYAREHPEWIPAGPAFKTYQFIADTMDADQYSRETFVNHVTEQSTYGVLDFERRGKGRGRGVHMYFSLSEDPETIMETIREDSRFEDLAQEEATISAVVRERLNQFRSKN from the coding sequence ATGGATGAGGAGGTCGCATCTCCTGATACGTCACAAACGACGTTCGAAAACGGATCAGATTCTGCCGATTCGTCTCAGGAGGCAACCAATGGCGACGGTGGCGGCATCTCAATTCGTGATCGGCTACAAACTGAGTCGTCCGGTGGTGTTTTCACAAACAAAGACCTCGTCCGGTCAGATACTATCATCGACGAGGATCGTATCGTCGGTCGTGACGACCAACTGGGCCGTGTCGTCGACAATCTAAAACCGGTCCTCCAGAATGAGGGGATCCCCGATATGCTCCTGAGCGGACCATCTGGAACGGGGAAATCGCTCATCATTCATGCAGTGTGTAAACAGATCATCGAACTATGTGAATCCCAAGACAAGACCTTCGGGGTCCTCTCTATCAACTGCGAGGGACCGAAGACTGCAGATCGGGCCGTCTACCGGTTAGTTAAAGCTGCTGCCGACGACCTCGGTGTCGATCCTGGCGTTCCCCAAACCGGCGTCTCAACGGATCAGAAACTCGAGCGACTGTACGAACTCATGCGAGAGTATTACGATGGTGTCATCTTCATCCTCGATGAGATCGATATGCTCGAGGGGCCGTATCAGGAAGCAGAGTACAATTCTCTTATCTACCAGCTTTCACGAGCTCGCAAACTCGCCGACTTTGATGGTCCTATATCGCTCACAACGATTACGAACTACGCCGACTTCATGAAGGATCTCAACAGCCGCGCACAGAGTTCTTACAACCCTGACGACATCTTCTTCGATGATTACGATGCGAACCAACTCCGTAGTATTCTCCGCAATCGGCGGGACGCTTTCAAGCCAGACTCACTTACAGATGACGTTGTTCCGCTTGTTGCTGCGTTCGGATCCCAAACACACGGGGATGCGCGGAAAGCGATTGATCTCCTTAGATGGGCTGGCGAATTAGCCGAGCGGCGTGGGGCTGACACGGTCACCGAGACTGATGTTCGTGATGCTCAGGAGAAATATACCGAAAACCGCAAGCTCCGCCATATCAGCGGTATTTCGACTCAAAAGAAACTCTCTATCTATGCCGTGGCGGCGACGGCCAGCTACGCAAGAGAACATCCTGAGTGGATCCCTGCTGGACCTGCGTTCAAGACGTACCAGTTCATTGCTGATACGATGGATGCGGACCAGTATAGTCGCGAGACGTTCGTCAATCACGTCACCGAGCAAAGCACGTACGGTGTGTTGGACTTCGAGCGACGGGGTAAAGGCCGAGGCAGAGGAGTGCATATGTATTTCTCCCTCTCTGAAGATCCGGAAACGATCATGGAGACGATTCGGGAGGATTCCCGGTTCGAGGATCTAGCTCAGGAGGAGGCGACTATCAGCGCGGTTGTCCGCGAACGGCTGAACCAGTTCCGGAGTAAGAACTAA
- a CDS encoding ribonuclease H-like domain-containing protein — protein MSTLATIAFDIETTGFSTTDQLTVVGFDAEIGSRVFLNTDGSTCAPTIEQCVNERLTTPVTLSVHDDEGALLDAVKKFVDATIAQRDAKLVAYNGETWKGGFDLPFFRTRLSHHEREWPFAELPYIDVMEVFTSRFNTSENSLTGVYDELVASGHGTVDPFTDSSQAVDAWQTGDFEAVILHNVADIRRTRALMNVAERYCSKSDFSMKSLEPVSNGR, from the coding sequence ATGAGCACACTCGCCACGATCGCATTCGATATCGAGACGACAGGGTTTTCGACTACTGACCAGCTGACCGTCGTCGGCTTCGACGCCGAGATTGGTTCGCGGGTTTTCCTCAACACAGACGGCAGCACCTGTGCTCCAACCATCGAACAGTGCGTGAACGAGCGCCTCACGACGCCGGTAACGCTCTCCGTTCATGACGATGAGGGCGCGTTGTTAGATGCCGTCAAGAAATTCGTCGACGCCACGATCGCACAGCGCGATGCCAAACTCGTGGCCTACAACGGGGAAACCTGGAAGGGCGGGTTCGATCTACCGTTTTTTCGGACACGGCTCAGTCATCACGAACGCGAGTGGCCGTTCGCTGAGCTGCCGTACATCGATGTAATGGAGGTCTTCACCTCACGCTTCAATACGAGCGAAAACAGCCTCACTGGAGTATACGACGAGCTCGTGGCCTCCGGTCATGGCACAGTCGATCCGTTTACAGATAGCAGCCAAGCTGTCGACGCATGGCAGACTGGTGATTTTGAAGCCGTAATACTCCACAACGTTGCCGACATTCGGCGCACACGAGCGCTGATGAACGTCGCCGAACGGTACTGCTCGAAGTCAGATTTTTCGATGAAATCGCTCGAACCAGTGAGTAATGGAAGATAG
- a CDS encoding helix-turn-helix domain-containing protein, with protein sequence MRHSGKWMTSLDDRILEFLHENKPTTPTKMTEEAPMRYSRQHVDRRCKRLDEEGLLEHLGNGVYMITDEGEAYLDGRLDTENWQYIEENTDSVDLDESTD encoded by the coding sequence ATGAGACACTCGGGAAAGTGGATGACTTCTCTTGACGATCGGATTCTCGAATTTCTACATGAAAATAAGCCGACAACGCCGACGAAGATGACGGAAGAAGCACCGATGCGCTACTCTCGGCAGCATGTTGATCGGAGGTGTAAGAGATTAGATGAAGAGGGGTTGCTTGAACACCTCGGAAATGGAGTCTACATGATTACTGATGAGGGTGAGGCGTATCTTGACGGCCGTCTCGATACAGAAAACTGGCAATACATCGAGGAGAACACCGACAGTGTGGACCTCGACGAGTCAACGGACTGA
- a CDS encoding transcriptional regulator TrmB, translated as MLRRIELEILATVDRGDTISGLATKLDYSESYLSRGVGDLVEKRLIYTERDGRRKRVVLSAARAVELYQDLVRQYSHIDFPELLTGKTLEVLYYLDQPRTVAEIADRSDNYRNTVNRVLKRFRDRGLVGVDDGRYDFNADFDRLHKFARQLTHHLHRQRLETVASKGTILWEDYNVFLAQTRTEIGIEAFHETGLARFTAFDLQFLLTDHRYYFYSEELDILSPADLCCHTLLIDDGSRYRSYCLLLLRQVDVDEGDLRTQAVKYDLEDEINALLRYLETHGDVTDDRLLEWDEFQKLAAEYEID; from the coding sequence ATGCTACGGCGCATCGAACTTGAGATCCTCGCGACGGTCGATCGTGGCGACACGATCTCCGGGCTCGCGACGAAGCTCGACTACAGCGAGAGCTACCTCTCTCGTGGCGTCGGCGACCTCGTCGAGAAGAGACTCATCTACACGGAACGCGACGGCCGCCGAAAGCGGGTCGTTCTGTCAGCTGCCCGCGCCGTCGAACTCTACCAGGACCTCGTCCGCCAGTACTCCCATATCGACTTCCCCGAGCTGTTGACCGGGAAGACACTTGAGGTGCTCTACTACCTTGACCAGCCGCGAACTGTCGCCGAGATCGCTGACCGGAGCGACAACTACCGCAATACGGTCAACCGTGTCCTCAAGCGGTTTCGCGACCGCGGCCTCGTCGGGGTGGACGACGGCCGCTATGACTTCAACGCCGACTTCGACCGCCTCCACAAGTTCGCCCGTCAACTCACACACCATCTCCATCGCCAACGTCTCGAAACCGTCGCCTCGAAGGGCACGATTCTCTGGGAGGACTACAACGTGTTCCTCGCCCAGACCAGGACCGAGATCGGCATAGAGGCATTCCACGAAACCGGGCTCGCTCGATTTACGGCCTTCGACCTTCAATTTCTGCTCACCGACCACCGCTACTACTTCTATTCCGAGGAACTCGATATCCTCTCCCCAGCGGACCTCTGCTGTCACACGCTACTGATCGACGACGGCAGCCGCTACCGTTCGTACTGTCTCCTCTTGCTCAGACAGGTTGACGTCGACGAGGGCGACCTCCGAACGCAAGCTGTAAAGTATGACCTCGAAGACGAAATCAACGCCTTGCTCCGCTACCTTGAGACCCACGGCGATGTTACGGACGATCGCCTCCTCGAGTGGGACGAGTTCCAGAAGCTGGCGGCCGAGTACGAAATCGACTAG
- a CDS encoding Eco57I restriction-modification methylase domain-containing protein, which translates to MLATFRPLIPSLFIPEDPVGVHNPKVFLHWELEYPEVFFDRDGEKLAGSGFDAVVGNPPYIRIQELRGSNPTQSDYLLQEYESAQRNFDIYVNFTEKGYRLLSEDGILGYIESHKFFQNDFGEGIRRFISRHKSLRRVLSFGRHQVFEGASVYTCVLILEKAKRESFEYAEEDPNVLSNSENLKYHTLDANYTQEPWVFRSPDDLQVLEKINDSKQDLGQITSKIYQGVVTSADDIYLVSVKEKNGEKSLIENGKGETHEVESYLLQPFLKGQDVKRYAPLNPPQSILLPYRVSDGSEPDFIEEEDLRSNFPEAYDYFSTYEKELRKRDGGSMDSDRWYDLTRNQNMAEFGKEKIVTPEISYGGNFTYDSSRMFHKSKVYGLLFQDGWNDLEKSLLAILNSDLLWYYLKNTGYVLRGGYFTFKTDYLSSFGIPNKSDFNTKLNGQPIQERLPDEVETAIEARKARQSLNLNLLDYFVNYDDGPAIEDAGLWQPTSTNVLSETSEERSNSRVGTARVKRESPNTVLIEATARYKPGDEDAHETDQWGYTETDLLPAFRITDLTETEADLIEHFVPVAVDVASGFANFREMATKTNSLVDRLKAIELPDVDDVADDLENYLLTVERAEELDDKIEKTDDLIDEIVYELYDLTEEEIEIVEKAVGE; encoded by the coding sequence ATGTTAGCCACATTCCGCCCACTTATACCGAGTCTATTCATACCAGAAGATCCCGTCGGGGTACACAATCCTAAGGTGTTCCTCCATTGGGAACTGGAATATCCCGAAGTCTTCTTCGATCGTGACGGTGAGAAGCTGGCCGGATCCGGGTTCGATGCGGTGGTCGGGAATCCGCCGTATATTCGTATTCAAGAGCTCCGTGGTTCAAACCCTACCCAGTCGGATTATTTGCTTCAAGAGTACGAGTCTGCTCAGCGGAACTTCGATATCTACGTGAACTTCACTGAGAAGGGGTACCGACTCCTCTCCGAGGACGGCATACTCGGATACATTGAGTCGCATAAATTCTTCCAGAATGACTTTGGTGAAGGCATTCGCAGATTCATATCACGACATAAGAGTCTTCGAAGGGTACTCTCATTTGGACGGCATCAAGTGTTTGAGGGAGCATCTGTTTACACATGTGTTCTAATACTTGAGAAAGCCAAACGTGAATCATTTGAGTATGCGGAAGAAGACCCGAATGTCCTCTCAAACAGTGAAAATCTGAAATATCACACGTTGGACGCTAATTATACACAAGAGCCCTGGGTCTTTCGCTCACCGGATGATCTTCAAGTACTGGAAAAGATCAACGATTCAAAGCAAGATCTCGGTCAGATCACTTCCAAAATATACCAAGGTGTCGTCACTAGTGCTGACGACATTTATCTTGTAAGTGTTAAAGAGAAAAATGGTGAGAAGAGCCTCATAGAGAACGGAAAGGGCGAAACGCATGAGGTGGAATCATATCTTCTCCAACCATTTTTAAAGGGTCAAGATGTGAAACGGTATGCTCCGCTCAATCCACCACAGTCAATCCTTTTACCGTACAGAGTCTCAGATGGTTCTGAGCCAGATTTCATAGAAGAAGAAGACCTGAGAAGTAATTTTCCCGAAGCGTACGACTACTTTAGCACATATGAAAAAGAGTTGAGAAAACGAGACGGAGGATCGATGGATTCCGATCGGTGGTATGATCTAACACGGAATCAAAATATGGCCGAATTTGGTAAAGAGAAAATAGTAACACCCGAAATAAGCTATGGGGGTAATTTCACGTATGATTCGTCTAGAATGTTCCATAAATCGAAGGTATACGGGCTTCTGTTCCAGGACGGCTGGAATGACCTCGAAAAGTCGCTACTAGCAATTTTGAATAGTGACCTTCTCTGGTACTATCTGAAGAATACAGGATACGTACTTCGCGGCGGTTATTTCACATTCAAAACGGACTATCTCTCTTCGTTTGGTATTCCAAATAAATCCGATTTTAATACGAAATTAAACGGGCAGCCCATTCAAGAAAGGTTACCAGACGAAGTTGAAACAGCTATTGAGGCCCGGAAGGCACGCCAATCACTCAATCTCAATCTCCTCGACTACTTTGTAAACTACGATGACGGCCCAGCGATCGAAGATGCTGGACTATGGCAGCCAACTTCTACAAATGTTCTTTCTGAGACCAGTGAAGAACGTTCTAACTCCCGCGTCGGAACTGCTCGCGTTAAGCGGGAGTCCCCGAATACGGTCCTGATTGAGGCGACCGCGCGCTACAAACCTGGCGACGAGGATGCTCACGAAACGGACCAGTGGGGCTACACCGAGACGGACCTCCTGCCCGCGTTCCGGATCACGGATCTCACAGAGACGGAGGCGGACCTGATCGAGCACTTCGTACCGGTCGCTGTCGACGTGGCCAGCGGCTTCGCGAACTTCCGCGAGATGGCCACGAAGACGAACTCGCTCGTCGATCGGCTGAAGGCGATCGAATTGCCCGACGTCGACGACGTGGCCGACGACTTGGAGAACTACCTCCTGACAGTCGAACGCGCCGAAGAGCTCGACGACAAGATCGAGAAGACCGACGACCTGATCGACGAGATTGTCTACGAGCTGTACGACCTCACAGAGGAGGAGATCGAGATAGTCGAAAAGGCTGTAGGGGAATAG
- a CDS encoding MarR family winged helix-turn-helix transcriptional regulator — translation MTNSPDHTSIPDGGSLRRRDDSNEGDNEFDLDVELPEDSLFDLEDYLEMYEVASKPKQYLILEALAENNQLSTSELSMVLGEEDNALHYPLRTLKDVALIKNRRDPNTGTEETYSYYELTELGRIVLTEGIREGVRILARQEAALEDKYSK, via the coding sequence ATGACCAACTCACCCGACCACACGTCAATTCCTGACGGTGGGTCACTCCGACGGCGTGATGACTCTAATGAGGGTGATAACGAGTTCGACCTTGATGTCGAACTCCCTGAAGACAGCCTGTTCGATCTTGAAGATTACTTGGAGATGTACGAAGTGGCGTCGAAGCCCAAGCAATATCTGATCCTTGAGGCGCTTGCGGAGAATAATCAACTCAGTACCAGCGAACTGTCAATGGTACTTGGTGAGGAGGATAATGCGCTCCACTATCCTCTCCGGACGCTCAAGGATGTCGCACTCATCAAGAACCGACGCGATCCGAATACGGGGACTGAAGAGACCTATTCGTACTACGAACTGACGGAGCTCGGACGGATCGTGTTGACCGAGGGGATCCGCGAGGGTGTCCGAATACTGGCTCGACAAGAAGCTGCTCTCGAAGACAAATACAGCAAGTAA
- a CDS encoding restriction endonuclease, with protein sequence MADDPENYLETVERVEELDEKIEQTDTLIDEIEYELYGPTDEEIEITEEATTE encoded by the coding sequence GTGGCCGACGATCCCGAAAACTACCTTGAAACTGTCGAGCGCGTTGAGGAGCTTGACGAGAAGATAGAGCAGACAGACACGCTGATCGACGAAATTGAGTACGAGCTGTACGGACCCACCGACGAGGAGATCGAGATAACGGAGGAAGCTACTACCGAATAA
- a CDS encoding tyrosine-type recombinase/integrase: MSLVVVIGPLKMADKSTSQIWSDEQILEMDTSTSTNILELKREPIREYIGRKRRYGKNAEYIKKTRAILREFETFLFKDFGSHLCDIDDTHVAAFNEHLRTGGQYYTITGAQSKKPKQIDLIDRTRHEYLRELVGFYNWLVEDEGVLTQNPAKKALNDLPESEFDLSPPGRPRIEMPEMRAFVQWLSTPIHRAIILFLLKTGARIGEMVNLDLCCLNLSHPIYQSLLERRGISLDSAIRSSPDTVFLQGGYQSNTEIRGEARTVGNKRQRPSGTLVPIDDELKTALLEYLLTRRCAYSHPQQARPVFLNRQGSGDNDRLTRQSVYGILTKNGASEGVLKQYGWWSRGLPTEEKVTPHYFRHYFTHNHRHNQGVHDQYMPEGVIAYIRGDAPEGDSVREQTYRHDDWNVWERYIKRPYLEGIYEFNLYD; this comes from the coding sequence ATGTCCCTGGTAGTGGTTATCGGACCTCTGAAAATGGCAGATAAAAGTACCTCTCAAATATGGTCTGATGAGCAAATCCTCGAAATGGACACTAGTACCTCAACAAATATACTCGAACTCAAGCGGGAACCGATCCGGGAGTACATCGGGCGAAAACGTCGGTATGGGAAAAATGCGGAGTATATCAAGAAGACACGTGCGATTTTACGGGAGTTTGAGACTTTCCTGTTCAAAGACTTTGGGTCCCATCTGTGCGACATCGATGATACTCATGTTGCGGCATTTAATGAGCATCTCCGTACAGGAGGGCAATACTATACGATCACAGGGGCACAGTCAAAAAAACCGAAGCAAATTGATCTGATAGACCGGACGAGACACGAATACCTCCGTGAGCTTGTCGGATTTTACAACTGGCTCGTTGAGGACGAAGGTGTACTCACTCAGAACCCCGCAAAGAAGGCGTTGAATGACCTCCCTGAGTCGGAATTCGATCTATCACCACCGGGGCGTCCGCGTATTGAGATGCCGGAAATGCGAGCATTTGTACAATGGCTATCGACACCGATCCACAGAGCGATCATTCTGTTTCTCCTGAAAACCGGAGCAAGGATCGGCGAAATGGTGAACTTAGATTTGTGCTGTCTCAATCTATCACATCCAATTTACCAATCCCTACTTGAGAGACGTGGAATCTCGCTTGATTCTGCTATTCGATCATCCCCAGATACCGTTTTTTTACAGGGTGGATATCAATCGAACACAGAAATCCGCGGTGAGGCAAGAACAGTAGGAAATAAGCGTCAACGACCGAGTGGGACCCTTGTTCCGATAGATGATGAACTCAAGACAGCACTACTAGAGTATCTGCTTACTCGACGATGTGCTTATTCTCATCCTCAACAGGCCCGACCGGTATTTCTCAACCGCCAAGGATCAGGAGATAACGACCGTCTCACACGGCAGTCGGTCTATGGGATTCTCACAAAAAACGGTGCCTCAGAAGGCGTGTTGAAACAGTACGGCTGGTGGTCTAGGGGATTACCAACAGAAGAGAAAGTTACTCCACACTACTTCCGCCACTACTTCACTCACAATCATCGGCATAACCAAGGTGTACATGATCAGTACATGCCGGAGGGTGTCATCGCGTATATTCGTGGTGACGCTCCAGAAGGTGATTCGGTCAGAGAACAGACGTATCGACATGATGATTGGAACGTCTGGGAACGCTACATCAAACGGCCGTACTTAGAAGGGATTTACGAGTTCAATCTGTACGACTAG
- a CDS encoding helix-turn-helix transcriptional regulator, giving the protein MSATTDSNIVAGLTAFQRDILRVLAKADNPKGLAVMVDLADYYGEEITHSRLYQNLDELVDSGLVDKHPRDQRTNEYALTDKAHTALTNRDAWVAGDTE; this is encoded by the coding sequence ATGAGCGCGACCACCGACAGCAACATTGTCGCTGGCCTAACGGCTTTTCAGCGTGATATTCTCCGCGTTCTTGCGAAGGCGGACAACCCTAAGGGCCTCGCAGTGATGGTGGACCTCGCCGACTACTACGGCGAAGAGATCACCCATAGTCGGCTCTACCAGAATCTCGACGAGCTTGTCGACAGCGGTCTTGTCGACAAACATCCTCGCGATCAGCGTACCAACGAGTACGCGCTCACCGACAAGGCACACACCGCACTCACGAACCGTGACGCTTGGGTCGCGGGTGATACCGAGTGA